A region of the Methyloprofundus sedimenti genome:
CGAGATCGGTTCCATCTCGTACAAAGGCTTCATTCACCCATTTTCTTTCTAAAGGCCAGATATGGTTTTCCAGCCAGTCCATAAGCGGTAAATCATCAGCAATACCTCTAAATAGCGTCATGGCCACATGTGTATGAGCATTGATGAAACCAGGAACAAGGGCATGGTTGCTCAGGTCTTCTTGTTGCGCAGCCTGGTATTTTTCCTGTGCCTGTTGTTGTGGCAAGATATCCAGTATATTGCCTTCATGAATCACTAAGGAGTGATGTTCTAGTATAATTTCATGGGGTTCTATAGGTATAATCCAGCGAGCATTAATAAGAGTGTCAACTTGCATATATTAAAGTAAGTAGGGCGGTTATTGATCCAGAAAAACGCGATAAGCCAGGTCGAAATCTGTCAGTAAAAGATAGGCTAGATTACCTGTTATCCTGTTAATTTTAATTCGTGCATGATTGCAAATAATAATGATAAGTGAGTATACGTGTTAATGAGTAGTTCCCCAAATAAACTCAATGTCCATGCTTTATTATGGCAGGATAGGCAGTTATCAGTATTGGATCAGCGGCTATTACCGGACCAGGTGCATTATGATATTTACGCCACGGCTCCTGAGGTTGCTGAAGCGATAAGAAGCATGCGTGTGCGTGGTGCGCCAGCGATAGGTATCGCTGCAGCTTATGCTGTTGCCTTATCAGTACAACAGTATTTTGTAGCAGATAATGTTGAATGGCAATATAAAGTGAATGCTGATATTAAAATACTGGCTGCGTCTCGGCCGACGGCAGTGAATTTATTCTGGGCGCTAGCTGTCATGCAGGAAAAATTGGCATCCCTGCAGGATTCGCCCGTCGATGCAATGATCAATACGGCAATAGAGATTCATCAACAGGATATTGCCGCCAATCAGCAAATGGGTGAAATAGGCGCGGATATTTTAGCTGATGCTCAAGGCATATTAACCCATTGCAATGCTGGTGCTTTGGCGACAGGCGGTTACGGAACGGCGCTGGGGGTGATTCGTAGTGCGTATCACCGACAGGCACGCACTGTCTTTGCCGGGGAAACGCGTCCCTGGCTGCAGGGTGCACGCTTAACAGTGTGGGAGCTGGCTAAAGATAATATCCCGGCAACACTTACTGCCGATTCTGCAGCAGCGATGTTGATGCGCAGCGGGCAGGTTGACTGGATTATTGTCGGCGCTGATCGTATTGCCGCAAATGGTGATGTAGCTAATAAAATTGGCACCTACTCTTTAGCTGTTTTAGCCCAATATCATGGTATTAAGGTGATGGTTGTCGCTCCCGTATCAACAATAGATTTTACGATTGAAAACGGCGGCCAAATTGAAATAGAGGAACGTGCTGCAAGTGAGTTATTACCGGCTAGTTATGTGCAGGAGGGTAGTTTAGTCAATGCATGGAATCCTGTTTTCGATGTCACGCCGGCAGAATTAATCAGTGTTATTGTCACCGAGCGTGGCGCGGTGTTTAATCCTTTTGAACAAGGTGTTAGAAAATTAAAAAATGAATATTGAATTTAATAAAAAAACCGGGGCAAACCCGTGGCTGGCCGTGCAGAGTTTAGCAAAAGGTACGTCTTTACTATGGCATAAGCGATTAAGAAAATATGTATTAATCCCGATAGCGATCAATTTAATACTGTTTTCCGGTATGCTGTATCTGGGTTACCATTATGTCGGCGTGTTAATCGCACAATTTATACCCAACTGGTTACTATGGCTGGATTGGTTAATATACCCATTGTTTTTTATCAGCTTTTTTGTCGCTGGTTTTTTTACTTTTACCTTAATCGCTAATTTAATCGCATCCCCTTTTTACGGAGGTTTGGCCGCTAAAACACAGCATATCCTGAATGATCAAACAGGAGATATTCAAGAACAGGCAATACTTGCTGTTTTAGCCTCTGAGTTAAGGCGAATTGCCTATTTAGTGAGTCGTGCCATTCCCATTGTTATTATTTCAATTATCCCCGGAGTAAATTTGATTGCTCCGGTTTTATGGGGACTTTTTGGTGCATGGGGCATGAGTATGGAATATTTTGCCTATCCTCTGGAAAATGAAGGCGCACTCTTTTCTGAACAAAGACAGTTACTTAAAACAGTCCGGATTGGCGCTTTAAGTTTTGGCGGAATGGTATTGTTAGCTTTGATGGTTCCGGTGTTAAATATTGTGATACCTCCCATTGCCGTGATTAGCGCAACCCTATATCGTAATAAATTAGCTGTTTAACCTCAGTTTATTTGGTTTTGCAGATTTGAAATGTTAACAATAAAAAGGTTAAAACAGGGCTGATATTATGAAATTTACTTATCCTCACTGGCATCGTCTGCATCAACAGTCAGATCAAATGGAGTTAAACAGTTCTGCTGACAAATCAGGTTTGCCGCCAGGGTCGCTGGTTCACATCGGCGAAGTGCATGACATTACAAGCAAGATTTCAATTATTCAATATAATGCTGATACTTTGGTGCAGCATGAGGATGTTATATTTTCAGAATTGAGTCAGTTTAAGGATAGTGATCTTATTACCTGGATAAACATTGATGGTTTATCTGATACACGTGTGGCGGAAAGCATAGGCCACGAGTTTAATATTCACCCGCTTGTTTTAGAAGATATTTTAAGTACTCAGCAACGTCCCAAGCTAGAAGAGTATGAAGATTATCTCTATCTCGTTCTTAAAGGCATCAGTGCTGAGAGCGACGCAGGGTTTAAACTGCAATATGATCAGATCAGTGTTCTGCTACTGGAAAAATATGTCATCACCTTCAAGGAAAAAGCAGATGATGCCTTTAAGTCAATCTATCATCGCATGGAAAATCCTCATGGGCGCATGCGCAAAACAGGAAGTGATTATCTTGCTTATGCATTACTGGATGCGATTGTAGACGAATATTTTGTTGTTGGAGATAGTCTCGATGAGATTATTGAGCCTCTGGAAGATAGCTTATTGTTGAACCCCGCTGAAGAAATACTGCTTACAATCCAGCAAATTCGCCGGGAATTGATATCCAT
Encoded here:
- the mtnA gene encoding S-methyl-5-thioribose-1-phosphate isomerase → MSSSPNKLNVHALLWQDRQLSVLDQRLLPDQVHYDIYATAPEVAEAIRSMRVRGAPAIGIAAAYAVALSVQQYFVADNVEWQYKVNADIKILAASRPTAVNLFWALAVMQEKLASLQDSPVDAMINTAIEIHQQDIAANQQMGEIGADILADAQGILTHCNAGALATGGYGTALGVIRSAYHRQARTVFAGETRPWLQGARLTVWELAKDNIPATLTADSAAAMLMRSGQVDWIIVGADRIAANGDVANKIGTYSLAVLAQYHGIKVMVVAPVSTIDFTIENGGQIEIEERAASELLPASYVQEGSLVNAWNPVFDVTPAELISVIVTERGAVFNPFEQGVRKLKNEY
- the cysZ gene encoding sulfate transporter CysZ, giving the protein MNIEFNKKTGANPWLAVQSLAKGTSLLWHKRLRKYVLIPIAINLILFSGMLYLGYHYVGVLIAQFIPNWLLWLDWLIYPLFFISFFVAGFFTFTLIANLIASPFYGGLAAKTQHILNDQTGDIQEQAILAVLASELRRIAYLVSRAIPIVIISIIPGVNLIAPVLWGLFGAWGMSMEYFAYPLENEGALFSEQRQLLKTVRIGALSFGGMVLLALMVPVLNIVIPPIAVISATLYRNKLAV
- the corA gene encoding magnesium/cobalt transporter CorA, with product MKFTYPHWHRLHQQSDQMELNSSADKSGLPPGSLVHIGEVHDITSKISIIQYNADTLVQHEDVIFSELSQFKDSDLITWINIDGLSDTRVAESIGHEFNIHPLVLEDILSTQQRPKLEEYEDYLYLVLKGISAESDAGFKLQYDQISVLLLEKYVITFKEKADDAFKSIYHRMENPHGRMRKTGSDYLAYALLDAIVDEYFVVGDSLDEIIEPLEDSLLLNPAEEILLTIQQIRRELISMRRSVSPLRELLSTIQRSDNTLLTVETLRYYADIHDHVLRVTDSLESYRERIAIMQDIYLSSISNKMNETMKVLTIYASIFIPLTFIAGVYGMNFDYMPELKWQWAYPVLWGVFISTGIVQLIYLKKKKWL